Part of the Arachis hypogaea cultivar Tifrunner chromosome 6, arahy.Tifrunner.gnm2.J5K5, whole genome shotgun sequence genome, aattgataatcaaaagatAGATAAATGACGAACAAATTGATAATCAAAGAGATTATAAACTATTACAATTATACAATTAGACAACTAAAAAcaaattaatgataaattatgtaCTAATTATTAACCTTAGTATGGTAAAAGATAAGATTATGatatttaaatcaaaataaaattaaaaaaaatgaagataaaattttaaaataaaaaaataaataataaagtagtaatttataaaataaaatataaattttaaaattaaataataataaataaaagattaatttataaataacattaaataaaaactatttaataattGTTAAAAATCATACTTTATTACTAGAATTATTTAATATTCTAAATATTATTAGACCATCAACACTCTATTAGTGGTGTTTTTTCTTCATAAGTTGGTTGATTCATTTTTGttggattttcttttctttttgttgaaaattttccaTGCTCAATAATGGTGATCAAATACTTGCATATTCTTAATTAAGGTGGGTTAAATTTGGTCATATGAATCGCACCGTCCTTAACTCCTTATGATGATTAAGTTAGCTATAATAATGCGTAGATGTTGATATTTATCCAATTTGTCAATTTGTTGTTAAAGCCGAGTTTGTTATTACGTATATTTACCTAGTCAGATATTTGACAACTGTGATGTTAGTAACTAAATCAAGTTATCAACTTACGAAAGTTGTAGGTCTTTCAGAAGTATTTTAGGAAATTGTTAAATTTTTACAAGTTTATCACTATCGTAACCGCcatttaatcatttttatgaaGCAAGCTTTGCTGGAACCTTTTGAATAGTTTTTCTGCAATGAAGACTCAAATGAAATTTGTCTCAAATTTTTAAAGTGGCTAttgaaattttaattgttttaatttaaactttaattttttttataactaacaTTActctttttaactaatttttgttaaaattgtaTTGGCGTAATATATGCTGATGTAAAAAATATAGTATGGGTTGACGGTTCGGTTCTGAAAACTATGCTCTCTCGAACTCTCTCCTCTGTTTTCTGAACTACTGGGCTCGCCGGCTCGATCCCCTATTTCTTTAGCCCTTGAGACCTTTAACCAATTTGGAAGAAGTGAAACCAGCTAGATCTAGCGGTACAATAGAGTCATTCTCTTCCAAttctttgcattgaaaacagaagcAAATTCATAATTTGGTTGAGTGATAATTCTTTTCTAGTGAGTATAATATTGTAGACAATGTGTGTAACAAAATAAGATGCcatcatttctcttgttattttagtTAGATAATTTTACAATAAGATACCATCGACATTGGTTAATAATTCACAAGGAAAAGTTACTTCTTGTGTTCACTTATGACAGTGAACACAAGGTGCTAATCTTACAACAAATTTCTTTCATGTTCGCTTGATTTGATGGATTCTCCCACATAATTAGTTCTCTTACTTGGTTCTCAATTTTTATGATTTCTCTCACCAAGTTACTAATGCAGAATCCCAAGCAACTGTAATGAAAAAGCATTTCCTCATCTCTGTTAGTGTGAGTTCTGCTGGTTATGCCCTCCAGGTGTTTGAAGAAAGTCCCCAAAATGATTTCCACGTCCTCATCTCCAATCAAGAATGTTTCTGCATTGGGATATTCTCCTGACTCAATATCACAAGGAAGATTTCTTTTCTTCAACTCTTTCTCTAGTTTCTTAAGCGACTTCATCTTTGTTATCTCTTCGAGGCATTTCAATGTCGGGCCAACTTTGTTCTTAAAATTCTCTATAGTCTCATTCATTCCGTTTTGTAGGTCGACCTCGGATCCTCCATTACCCTTCTGTGATAATTGTGTGAGTTGTTCCATTGAGTATGCCACAAAGAGTAAGAGGTCTGCTGTCCTTGATAGAGATTCGAGCATCTTTTGGTAGCAAGCACCATGAAATGGAAGGAACCAGAAATTTGGCTCCAAATCAGCTTCTGCTATAAATGCTTCCAATTGACACACCAGAGATTTCATCTTATTTTGTCCTTCTCTTAGTGCTTGAGAACTTATAGATGGCATTGGCATGTCTTTGGTAATGCAATCTTGAAGTGTTCCCAAGCTTTCCGAAAGTGCTGTTTTCGCTAGAGTTGTTGCTCTTGAGGGACTCACTAGAATCTCTACAATGATGAAGCAAACGAGTCCTATTGTGGCCTCGGTGATTCTCGTTATTGCGAATTGAGTTGGAGGGCCGTAATGCTTCCTACCAAGGATAAGTGAGGCTCCTATAACAGCTGAAATCGCACCAGATTGGCCATACATTTTGCTATGCCTAAGAAAAGTATAGAAAACCAGCCATGGTAGAAGAGGCAAAAACCTCAAATCCGCATATTTATGGAAAATGGAGCAACAAAGAACCCCATAGATTGATCCCATTGCTGTTCCCTGTCCGCGCGCATTTGCAACCGAGAACGTTGGTTGGCGTCTAGTATCAAAACTGATAGCGATTGTGAGTCCTGACCAATATCCATTTTCCTTATTATATGTCAAACCGAAGAAGACAGCAAGACCTAATGAAAGGGAGCACTTGAATGCAAAAACCAAGTTGTGAGTGCTAGGCATAAAGTTCATAACAACCTCTGCTATCTTTCTGAAGATCCTTTTGGAATCaccaattttctttgttttctccaCCATGTGGTCAATTTTCTTTGTCACAGGTGAATTGTCTAGGAGAAGTTGCAAACAATACAAGAAGAATGAAGTTGGAAGATCTTTATAGGCTTTGGAAATGCTTCTGTTCAAAATTTCCTTCTTGGTCTCTAAGTTGGTGGTTGCATCAAAAGGTGCAAAACACTTGCCTTGTTGATCTAATTTTTGGCTGAATCTTCCTTTGCAATGGATCAAGACACCTCTGAGCTCTTCATCAATGACATCAATGGGAAAAGAAGTGCAACTTGATAAAGCAATGTCCATCCCTCTGATTGGTACCTCCAAGTCTTGCAGTCTCTCCTTTGGGTCTATGCAGTGAGGATTATGAGGCCTTTCCCAATGCATGCCTTTCTTTTTAGTGAGAAAAAGATGaccaaatattataattaattcatAGCTGTTACTAGGAAACTAATTAACTGAATATGCAAGTACTGTTCAATCCCATGCTTTTGGTTATGGTTGATAGCTTACCATGTTAACTTCGGTTCTCTGGAAAAGCTTGGCTCCTATTGTAGAGAGGGTCATGGATTGATTGGAAAAACCAACAGCAGTTGAACTATCTGAGGCAGTGATGGTGTCTATATTCCAATTTAACCTTTCAGATATGTTATCAGTGTATAATCGGTAGAGTTTCCTCACCTGAAAAGTACAAATTGCACAAAAGGagccaataattataaaaaaattgcgCTAAGGCGGACATATGTCTGAACTTTCATTAAGGtatataagaaagaaagaaaaacaacaacaattggTGTTAAAAGTCAAAGGACTCAATTCTTATGTGGAGAGAAATTATTCTGCGCACATGGTCATGAGCTCATGGATTCATGGGGCTCTTAGCGATGACAGTACAACTCATAAGAGATTAGGAATGGATAGAATCAAGGTGGATATTTTGCAGGACGAATTAAGGTGCAAATTTTTACTACCTACAAGTAATAACAAAGTAGAATttatatagaatagaataaagtaGAGTGAAATTGGATAAGGCTGAAATTCGCTTCTATCCTTCCCATTATCATTCTTAAAAAACACTTAACTAAATCATTCTCAAACTATTATAATAAAGTGATATTGTATGCTCTAAAAGATCGAACGAAAACTAAAGTAGAGAAAGTAGTATTTCACCTATCTATAACCCATTATTatcttgcatgtttagttaaaAAGTCAATTTATGAACGGCACGAGTATAGATATAGTTTATCTAAGTGCTCATAAGTACTTAGGAgtaataattaaacctatattaaatgtcttcaaaaaaatttctaaaaaacttGCAAGTATATTCCTATAAACCATTGTAATATTCGGGAAGGAGGGACATAAGATTTTGGGAAGGGGGGAAAACCCAAGCTTTTGCTTATCTAAAACAAGTGTTGACTTATTTCTTATTGgctcaattttaattattatttctccCTAATCACTCAAATGATGTTGTATAATGTACACTCAGCCATGTTAACCTTTCTCTCTAACAAACATGTGTGGAAACATGCACATGGAAACAAGCTAAGATTGCTCCTATCTCATTGGAACATATCTCAAGGGTCAACGGAAAAATGTTTTTGTGACGTCTAGTCATTACATACAGATAAAAAGGTTTCATTAATAAAGGATGTGTATAATATCTATATATAAGGGGaaaattaaatatacaaaatGTTTCTATTAATGTATTTTCCATAATAATACTAAAACAAACCCTCCAAAGGCATAAATTTTTCCATTAGTCAATTGGTGGTAGATAGATTGCCCATTAGATAACATAAATTAtatcattttatgttttctttttttttcttttcgatttTCTAGTGTTATCTTTATGTCATATACAGGTAAATTTTAGGATCAAATTTAAGATCATATTAAGGAAGGTGGTTTCTTTAAGCTTAGACTAACACTACTATACCGtctaaaacagagaaaaaaaaaaactaatattctGTTGGtattattctatttatatttttttctcaacaTCACAGTGAAGTATTATTGCTCTTGCACATTAACAATGTTATTTGGCTCATCATTTACTCTTCTCAATTAGATTTGGtcactttttttatattttagtaatatttctttaatttttcttgttgacAAGACGAGCATTGCTTGCTCTAAACTAATAGTTGCTGTATTTTAACTTTCACGAATAAATTATTTTGCAAGATGTAATcactaagaaagaaaaaagaagaaatgaaataaaatgcaTATGCTATGTAATTAATAGAATGGAGAGGGACTACTGGAGGCTGCAGGGCAAGGAATTTGATTTTGTATTAAGGGGGAAGCTAGTAAGATTATCCTATGATTTTGATTtgtttcttttgaatttgtttggTTGAATATTCTTGTTACTCTTGTACGTTGCTTGTGGTTTTTGTATGTTGTAATTACCACCCTCGGACCCCGTTCACAGAAATCTTAACTCTtcgtttattatattttatattagtgatttaaatttaaaatttaaaaattaagatttagaatttaagatttagagtttaaaatttaaaatttagattttataatttacgatataaaatttagaatttaaattttacaatttaaaatttagtatttaaattttagaatttaaatagtGCTGTACTCCTTACTTAATTTTTCAGAAACGCATATTGATTTACCAAAGTAGGCATTAAATTTAAGTTACTTTATTAGGAGTAATACAATGATCATTTTagtccaaataaaaaaataaagtgtaaaatatttttttagcttttgtccttttttaatttagataactCACAcgttaataataaaaattgataatctattcttattattttttttgttagacgCATGAGTCTTTTTATGagaatttttgataaaaaataataaaaaatacttgcATATGATATTAGCTGGTATGATTTGGCCTTTACCTATTTTATATAGGTAATAACCATTTGATTGAGACTGTTTATTACTTATACCGTTATTAAAACAATGCTGTAGAATAATGATAATTGATAACCATTTGACTGGGAATCATTTTGATGATTATGTAAGAGCTAAACAGTCCTAATCGAATGGTTATTATTCATGTATGATTGATAAAGGGCGGGTCATACAAGTTACGTTATGCGTAAGTATTTTCATCATTCTTTGCTAAAAATTCTTATAGAAGGGCTCATATGTTTAATAAAAAGGAAGGATAACGGCTCATGCGTCTAATGAAAAGAAATGATAATAGACAGATTGtcatttttcaatcattaagATGTGAATTGTCTAAATTAAAAAAGGGTGAATACTCATCTTGACCTCTAATAATTTTTTCGAAGGACTTCGAGGTCCCAAAAAACAAACTCTTTTCAACTCTTGATATTTAACTCCGTGTGACTGATTAGTCCCTCTATCAATGATATCTCTTCTGAATATGTTTGTGTAACACGTTAGTCACTAATATATcctctatttaatttttataagtaaaaacaatttaaaattcacTAATATTTCTTAGTTTTACACAATAAATTTAGCTAATACATTTgaaaaaagtaacaaaaatataaaaaaaaaactaaactatcCTGGCAATTATCCTTAAAAGATAATGAGActctcaacaaaaagaatttgttaatcctaattgatttttaatagATAAATTGATAATTTAACATGTTATTTAGACTTAttttattaatacaaaaaaatattaatagataaattaatcagtctcataaaaaacaaaataaaaaataaaaaatattttatttttattgaagatCTCGTTgcttttcaaaataattatcaaaaattATTCAGAGTTTTTTCTCATTAAAAAAACATAGGgtcgaaaaaaaattttactcaaaAATAAATGAAAGTTGCTTTCTTAATTTCTTTCACAAATAAGGATGAAGGTTAGTTTATAACGCTAATTTGAAACaaatgaaagaaaacaaaaaattaattgtttaacagattttttttttagaaaaaagtaATGTATGAAATATAAATTTCAGATTAAGTATGGGGtttataaaaatagataaataaagaaagtatacaaataaatttattcaataagtaataattttatatacaccGCCGTCGGAGAATATCACATCAAATAAGTCTTCTAACTAAAGTAACAATAATTGTTATATATCACTCTCTACCAACAAAAAAAATAGTGCTAcatcactttttattttaaaattatattcgaCATAAAAAAGCTTTTAACTTCTAGTGTGATGTCATCCATCTACTAATTTCATGGAACTACTTCGTAGTATTTTCGAGGGATGATAGGCATATACCCCAAAGTGGACTCATCACTAATAAGTAATAAGTAATAAAAACAagtaattttctttaaaaaaattcttttatattAAACAAAAAGGCTaagtatatattataattaatcatagtatatttatatacaaatatacgtatagtttaatttttttaatatatattttatattaatggttGATTTAGATGCACaccaaacataattataaattaaattgatgtcaaaaagaataaaaatattatttgtatacaaaaattagctactaatatatttgtgtataaatatatatgtgatttaatttatttttaatatgtatttatatttttacatgtattttatattgataattgatttagtagctgattttagtgtacatgtaGTATAATCGCAAAAAGAATTACCATTTTTCCCGATGATACATGTAAAAAGGTTTCCCTAACAAGATTTCATAAGGATTATTCTTCTAATTCCAAATTCAATATGTCAAAACATGAACTAATGCATAATTtgcatatatgtatgtatatatattgctACAAGCTAGGTTACCTCATAATAGGCGAGGCGAGGATATGGTAACAACATGGCAAGGATTGAAGCCACAACTCCAAGGGCTGTGGAGGATGCAGCATGAATTGGGTAAACCGTCACCCCTGCTTCCGCGGCGCTATTTATCGCGGCGCTTACATGAACAATCACTAATTGCCCGAATGCAATCCGCTTAGCCACCAACTCCAACGATCCAGGAAGCGCCACTAAAAATGAACCGGCCGCGACCATCATCGCGGCCGTGTGGTTAGAGAAGTTGGTAGGTCCTATCACATGAAGGCTAAGAAGAGAAACGATCATGACCTGGACAGTGGCAAAGAGGACGTGGCAACAACCTCTTAGGGTGTCACCGAGTGTTGCGTCGGAGACTATGAGGATTGTGGTAACATACGAGAAGGCCGGGAACTCGAGATAGCGCCGGAGGGGTTCAGGGCCGTAGAGGGAGGTGCAACCTACTATGGTGCATGCTAGAGTGGTCCTTAGGGCTGATCCTAAGCGTGCTTGCCACACCTCTGCCCTTGTGCTACTAATTGTGTTTATAATCTTTGACATGATAATACTAACTAACAATGAGAGGGAGTATATAATTTGAAGTACAAAAAATTGAGATTGTGAATTGAATTGGTAGCTTGTGAAGTATTTGATGAGGAGTTAATAAAGGCATATGTGTGAAGTGTGGTTTGACAAATAAGTAATGAGTAATGACAATAAGGCATTAGAAAGGGACACTATTTGGATTTTCCTAGCTAATACAAGTAATAAATGTCGTGCCATATTACTAAATTATAGGTTTTTTTGTCAtatactatattttattttaaaccgAACAATAATATTCGAGAGCAAGAGGACGCAATGTTCCGATTATGTTggggagtaaaaaaaaaaattcattagcAATGGATCATAAAAATTGGCACACCCAAAAAGTTACATATAAAATTTAGAAACCACACATTAAAAATTATAgtaactatttatttttttttttgttttcaaattatTCTCGTAGATTTGATAGCGCCATAACCCTTACTTCTGCTATCTTTCTTCCTATTGTACTATGTTTGTTAATAGAACAAAGTTAGTGGGGAATAACTAATAGGACTTATGCCTCAAGAGGGAAAAGCATGAATCAATTTGGGATTGTCAAGTGGTTAATTTACTTACCTACTTTAATAAGTGTTGAGTATTCGAATTTTAccttatatatataacattttatTATTGGCCATAACAAAtcgttaaaaaaaattctatttgtgACAGATTAATCCCTGTGACTGGAAAATACTTTGAGAAAAGCTAGTGGTATCTCTACTTGGAATGATCAGTTACTTTTCTTTGTCGGAACAAGTGtttgtctctaatatttttctttgtcCGTTGCATTAAAGCTTTCTTATACTGTGGAGCTGTGCAGAACTAAGTACATGTTTAATTTTGGACCATGAGAACGTTATTCATGTGGAATGTTAATCATCCAAAATAGTGGTGTTGCTATTGTTTGAATTGTCGGGTGTGCACTATTTTACTATTAAGAAGCTAACATATCTTCTTCTAATGTAATGATAACGAGATATATTATATCAAAGACAATGAAATCATGTAAGTGTTAAAATAAGAAGATGGAGACAGAAAAATAAAACGAATTGAAACGACCAAGTGGCATTTGAAATG contains:
- the LOC112806030 gene encoding uncharacterized protein, with the translated sequence MSKIINTISSTRAEVWQARLGSALRTTLACTIVGCTSLYGPEPLRRYLEFPAFSYVTTILIVSDATLGDTLRGCCHVLFATVQVMIVSLLSLHVIGPTNFSNHTAAMMVAAGSFLVALPGSLELVAKRIAFGQLVIVHVSAAINSAAEAGVTVYPIHAASSTALGVVASILAMLLPYPRLAYYEVRKLYRLYTDNISERLNWNIDTITASDSSTAVGFSNQSMTLSTIGAKLFQRTEVNMKGMHWERPHNPHCIDPKERLQDLEVPIRGMDIALSSCTSFPIDVIDEELRGVLIHCKGRFSQKLDQQGKCFAPFDATTNLETKKEILNRSISKAYKDLPTSFFLYCLQLLLDNSPVTKKIDHMVEKTKKIGDSKRIFRKIAEVVMNFMPSTHNLVFAFKCSLSLGLAVFFGLTYNKENGYWSGLTIAISFDTRRQPTFSVANARGQGTAMGSIYGVLCCSIFHKYADLRFLPLLPWLVFYTFLRHSKMYGQSGAISAVIGASLILGRKHYGPPTQFAITRITEATIGLVCFIIVEILVSPSRATTLAKTALSESLGTLQDCITKDMPMPSISSQALREGQNKMKSLVCQLEAFIAEADLEPNFWFLPFHGACYQKMLESLSRTADLLLFVAYSMEQLTQLSQKGNGGSEVDLQNGMNETIENFKNKVGPTLKCLEEITKMKSLKKLEKELKKRNLPCDIESGEYPNAETFLIGDEDVEIILGTFFKHLEGITSRTHTNRDEEMLFHYSCLGFCISNLVREIIKIENQVRELIMWENPSNQANMKEICCKISTLCSLS